The genomic stretch AGCTTGTATTTCTCTTTTCAAACATACTTGTAGTAATAGTACTTTTCTTTATGCAGGGAAACTGCCTTATTAAATGTCCAATATTATTGTAGGATCAATTGGGGAGAGTGACTTTGCTCTGTGgtatcttgtttgttttgttgggGTTAAGCACCGACAGTGCACCTTCCCTTTTACGATCAAGAAGCCCACCATCTTCAGTGACGGGATTACCAAGCCTTGCCGCATCTTATGAAGGTTATAAATATGTGATAATGAAGTTTGGGCCGTTACAGCTGACAAGTAAAGGCTTGTCAGCTGCTATTACCGCAGCTTGTTTAACATTCACTGTGAGTTTGCCTTGGCTCTATATAATATGATGGATGCTTATGTACAATGATTTGTTTCCTTGTCTCCGTGTTATATATTTATGCACGATCTTGTGTTATAATAGACCCTTAGTTCCATGTGGTGTATTAAATCTTGAAatcttgaaaaatataaaatacttaGTGGAGCTTTTTTTTCTTCACTGGATCCATAGATAACTAGTACTACTACATAACATTGTATTTGTTAAGTATAGAAGATATTGAATACATCCAAAGTGATTTTGGTTCACCTGTAAAAAAGGCAAGTAAATCTTGAAATGTGTTAGATATCCAAATATTTGGGTGAAGTCTGAATCTATTAGGTCGTTTCTTCTCCACAGTtcgtaaaataaaacaaactctTTAGTGTAACTGTGCTATATTGTTGAAATCATGCACTCAACTAATATTATACTTAGTACGTTTTTCATTTGGCAGAtgctaaataataatttaatattgagTTACTAACTTTACTAATTCATACTACTACATTATTTTCCTGAAAGATCTTCCAAAGTGCTAGCCTTTGCTTGACAACCACAACATCAGAGCAGCTTGCATTTGCTTTGCAATGGTTTATTCTTCCTTTGAAGAACTGTGGTGTCCCAGTGGCTGAAGTCATTCTAACTCTACTACTCTCGTTAAGATTCATCAATTTGGTATTCGATGAGGTAAAATAGGCTTTTTTTTATCAGTTGAATTTAAAGTTGATCATTTCTGCCAAACACTTGTAAAGGCAGTTTCTGGTTTTTCCATATCTTATTCTTGAAAAAATTTCGTAGTTTTTAAATTCCTCTATGCCATGGCAGGTTCGCAATGTGGCCCTGGGTATTGTATCTCGTAGGATTCAATGGGAGCAGTTAACAACACTTGAGACAGTAGATGGTATTCTCCAACATAAATTATCTACTTTGAGATGCTGGCATGCTTGTCTTCTTTTGCTGAAGATATTTTATGTTCAAAACATTCTGTGCATGGAATTCTGTAAATATTTTAGTTGAAAAAGCATCTGAGTACTGTCACGTGTATATTCTTTTCATCTATCTATAATTGTATACATGTCATTTCGTACTCAATTATGAGCTTATTCTTATAAAACCTTCTCTGCAGTTTTCTTCACATACATCCGAAGGATCTTCAAGAATGTCTATAGCCACGCAGAGCAGATAAGTCAGGTTCGTATTGTTCTTACATCTCCAATTCCTATTATTTCTTTCCCTTCATCTTTATATCATCATCATACGCCATTTTTATGGTCTCCTCTACTAGTATGCTACTAAAAGGTGTTGATTTGTAACATTTCACAAACTTCCATGAAGTTTAAAAATTAGTATGTTTATAACAGTAGAAACCTGATCATTGCTGTTTCACTTGTTTGCAGGCAATGATCATTAGAGGATTCCGGGGAGACTGCAACTCTTATCGCATTTTTCTGTCAGCCGGCTCATCTACAAAGATTGCTAATATAGTTTCTTGCTCTTGCCTCATTGGCCTTGTATGTGCTACCACTTTGCCAAGATTCTAGCTTACTAGCAACACTCAAATCTGTCTGTTGTATAATTGCTGTAACCATGAAGTGGCCACGTACCTTGCtcccttttattttattcaaattcagaaaattacTTACTTCTTATGCTGTTACCATAACTGGCAAATTATATATTTCATACAATAACTGGATGTTTATCTTTATTAAGTTAAATGTATTGTTCAAGTAGTACTATTTCACAAGCACTAATTTCACTCAGATGTGCATCACATTACGAAACAACCCCATTTTCATTAACTAATTTAACAACAATTTCACTGAATTTTCCATTAGAACTACGATTCTTGCCAAGCTGCATACAGATTGCAAAGAAAAAAGGGTGATGCTATCTAATTTACATGGCtgaaacaagtgaaaaactagCCCCGAGTTACTAGCGATTTGGAGGAGAGTCCAGCTCCGAGCTCGAACCGAGATAAATACATGTGAACATTTCTAACAGATACACGGCCCTAGTTTTGCCAGCAGAGATTCCTCCTACCTTCCTGCATGATCTCGAACGCCAGTTTGTATCTCTCGAGAGACGCCGCCCCGGCCTCAATGTAGTTCCGTGCTTCCTCTCTCAGACTCCACAGCATAAGCGCCTTGAAATCCTGCGGACCACCTGCTGAGTCAGCGTCTCTGAGGATGCCGTATTTGGCATTCTTGCTCCACCGGTGCAGGACATACCGCGACGGGAGCTCCCTTATGTTCATGATTTGGAGCACTTTGAGAGCATGCCTGCAGAGAACACCTTCAAATTCGAACATCTTGCAGCTGCAGTTTATGTTGAGATTTGACGCGTTGAAGGCAACAGTTTTCCTCTCCTCGCTGTTCCCGCACTTCTGCACCATGTATCTGCTGATGGCGCCTTCAACGTTTATCTTCATCCCGACATAACTATAGCACTCCAAGAGCTCCTTCTGGAAGACCTTAAACATTGTGATTGTGTAAAGCCTTCTGCATTGCTCTTCTATTGGGTCCTTCGTGTGCAGAACTGCTTGGAGATTAAAGGTGTTGAAATCctccttcctttcctcttcgcgACGCTGCTCCAGAGCTTTCTCATATCGTACAATGAATTCACTGGGAGGCGTCTGAGCCGTCAAGATAGTGCCAAAATACGACTTTAAGCTCCCATCCACGGGGATTCCGGCAAAGAATGTTCCTTTGAGGTAGAAAGGGACCCAGCTTTTACGCATTCTGTACATATCCCTGAACCAAGAATGATCTCTGAGGTTGTATTTGTCCATGAGCATATCCCAAGCAGAATCAAACTCATTAGCCGTCTGACTCTGGAAGACGCAAGTTTCATAATCATATCTGAAATCAGCATACATGGAGAGTAATGGCCCTAAATTATCCTGTTCTTTAGCCAGGATTTGCCAGGCAGAAAACCGGTGATGCGTCCCCGGGAAAACCTGAGCAATTGAATGCTGAATAGTGTGGTCTTGATCGGCTATCATAGAAATGGGGCGGTGCCCCGACATTGCCCTAAGCCAAGCCTGAAAAATCCAAGTAAACGACTCCTCAGATTCATCCGCTACTAATGCGCAACCAAGTAGTACTGGTTGACGGTGATGATTAACGCCAACAAATGAAGCCAATGGCACTGAATAAGTACCTCTTCTGTGTGTCGTATCAAAGACAATGGCGTCTCCAAATTGAGTGCATGCAAATCTAGATCGTGAATCGGCCCAAAATACATTCATTGCCTTGCCTTCACGCGTTTCCACTGCGTAAAAGAATCCTGTGTCATCCGCTTGCCGGGATTGAAAGTACTCAAGAAGTAAAGTATACCAAGCACTACTGATATTACTCTCTGAAACACGTTTAACAAGGCTCAGACCTCCGTTTGTCTCTACCAAATCCAAATTCTCCAGCATATTGCTTCCTTCCTCTCTGTAATCCCCCTTTGATGCAACAGTGACAGTTCTACTAAGATCTGTAGGAGTTTCAAATTCATGATTATGCTCCTTCTGTAGACGATCAACAACCCACCTTCCTGATTCTTGCCTCTGTATTCTCATATATGCTCCACAGCCGACTCTCGAGGGATGCTGATGCCCTTCTTTGGAGCACACAAATCTTCGAGATGTGATCGACCCATCATGCTTGGAACGGAATAACTGACCTATTCTGATCCTGAAACCTGCACTAGCTGCATAAGTGTAGTAGAATTTATAAGCTTCATTGGCAGTGTTAAATTCTAGCCCTTTTTGTGGTTCGGCTACAGGTCCAACCATTCCATCCATCTCTTCCTTTTTGAGACGTTTCATATCAACTACGCCAGTTGGGCTATCATCCTCATGTGATCTGATTCCAGTCCGACTAGCCCCACCAGCCGATGATGACCTTGGAGTTGGAATAGTTTTCCTCTGTATCCGAGGTGGACAGAGTTCTCCAGATGCTTCAAAATCGTGATTATGCTCCTTCTTAATATTAGCTAAAACCCACTTCCCGGAATCTACCTTTTGCACTCTTATGAAAGCTGGACAACCAGTCCTTGAGTTGGTCTGAAACCCCTCCTTCGAACACACAAATCTCCGAGAAATAACAGCACCGTCAACTCGGGATCTATATAGCTGTCCAATCCTAATCTTGAACCCAACTTCGGTAGCGTAGGAACTGTAGAACTCCTGTGCTTCTTCAGCCGTATCAAACTCTAACCCCACATGCGGTTCCATCTTAGACTGCCCAACATCTTCTCGGTGGCCATTGCTTTTTGCAACAACTAGAGCTGCTGGTTTTGTCCTGACAGTCATAATATTTCCCAACTCGTCCCTATTCATATCAGTATCTGCAGTCATCAACGATAATTAAAAGTTAACAGAATACAAAATGCCATAATTGATAGTGAATAACCAATAAACACAGTGAGCTACATCAACTCTTTAGACCCTAATTGCTTTTTCTTTGTCAAGCTTTCAGTAAGCCCAATCATgatatttcattaaaatatgCACCTGAGTCTATACTAAATTCCTACTAACTGAACCCCTAACCAAGTAGCCTTTTCAGGATATTTCCTTAACTAATACTACCTTcgtcctttaaaaatagaaacttttgaaacggcacgggttttaatgcacaattggtaaagtaagagagagatagaaagaaaaagtgattgaagtattgttgGTGGAGAATGGTTACcgcctcattagagagaaaaaagtttcctaaaatagaaagtgtcTAATTTTAAGGAATGggccaaaatggaaatagttgctatttttaaaggacAGAGGTAGTACTAGACAACATAACACcatatacaaatttaaagaaagtTGCCTACTAATCACAATGTGTCATTGTTAATAAAAAGAAACCACATCGCAACTCCAGAAGCCTTAACTAACTTTTAACACATAGGGAAGGTGCTGAAAACATGCCAGGGCTCCATTGCTTTTGTGAAATTGAGCATTTCCCGTGACTTAAAACTTTCATCTTTAGGTTAATTTACTGAGACTTAAGAGAAGCAGCTATTTCACAAAGCAGGACACATCAAATTATAAAGGTTATCACCCAGTAACAAGCAATATCTACCACAAATTATTACATCTACCTTCATTTCATCCAATTTTACTCATGCctgaacataaaaaaaaaatcagcttTTTATGGCCTAAAGCAATGTTGTGGTATGGAATGAATAACAGAAAACATACATATCCAAGACAACATATACAATGTCAAACAGAATGAACATCTTAATACTGGGAAAATATAGATAGTATAGACAGGAGGAGGATGTAGAGCAAAAGGCCACATAATTTTCCCATAATGTTACTGAAATGGCATGCAATTTCAAGAAGCTAAACTTCAAACAAATATGTCTCAACCCCAAAATCAATATCCAATCATAACAAGTTAGTCCAGGTTCAGCTCAAATGGATAAATTCTCATTCAGCCAGCACAACTAAAGGTACCGCGGCAGAAAAgggaaaaaccaaaaataattataatagttAAGATCAAAATAAAGCGAGATAAAGCAAGATGAAACGCCACAGCCTCGAAACGCACGGAgaaatctaaggggagaaacAAAAGGAGCTAGGGTTTTACCTTTCGCATCCGCTGAAGCTGAGACAAAATTCCCCAAAATCTAGGGTTTTCAACCACCTAAAATCCCACTAGAAGCTGGGTAGATTCAACGGAAGCAGGTCGCATTGCTGAAATCCCCAAAATGCGAAGAATCAGACCCCAAAACAGCAATACAATGGGCAAAAACCTATCATTCCAACCGTAAAATTGATCAACGCGGGTTTAGCAAATAATAATCCAAAATCCGAaagataattttgtttttatcttttggAAATGCATCAAATTGAAATTTGAGCAGTGGATTTTGTGGGCTGAGCTGAGGTGGATCACGATTGTTGGAAATGGGCGTCAGAGTTTCTATTCTGTGGTACGGAGCTCTATGGAAACTTCACTACACCGATAGATAGATACGATTATTTTTGGCGCAAAATTAAGAATAGTGTTAAGAGAGAATAGTGTAAGAGAAATgaggagaaaataaagtaaaaaaaaaattatttttatcaaaaatataaatgagctaattaatttaaaattttataaaattaaaaaaattactctattaacatggaatagagtgattaattttttctctctaaatgAATTGTGACATGGATATTTTACATACCAAACATAATGGATATTTAATTACTAATCTTGCAAACTGAATCACCGTAAATAGATtacaaaaaattaatgtacGAACATTTGTAACTTAATGAAATTTTCGCGTATTTAGCTAGTGGGCCTTTGGTCCAAAAGAAAATGCTTCGGCAAACATCTAACTCAAAATTTGAGCCCACATCATGATAGAACAAAAGAGGCCCAAAATCTGTCTTGTAGCTTCTGTTATTGAGTGGTTCATTAAAGTACTCCCTCTCAACAATTTTAATCTTAAAATTTCCATTTTTGCTCTTAAATGTGAGTTAAAGAAAGGCATATATTGAATTATTAAGTCAtggaaaaaataaacaaatgaaTCAATTTGCATAAAACAAATCAgcaatttattactactattttttattttaaatgtaaaTTTCTAACACTACAAGTAAAGAGCAATCAAGAAAATTAGTCATAGTACATGGCTAGAAAAATATCAATGGCAAACAAAAGATTATAGTGGATGTATGATATAGACGGTCTTCCATCATCTCTTAAAGTATGATAGACGCTCCGAGATTCaagtaaatataattatgagCCAAGGTATGTGTGAAAAAGAATTGAGACCTTATAGGATTTGAATATCAAAGTATATCTATAATAGAAAGAGATCGTGGTTTTAAAAGGGCAAGAATATCCTCAAAAGTCTTGTACACATAAGTGGTAAGCATGCCTGCACGGGCCGTGCGCTAGGCCGGCCTAGGCGCCCGGGTATTGCGTGACTCGTCAAAGGCGAGTTTTATCTCTTGCAAATGCACATAGGCCGTGCAGGTCACTCATGACACATGGCAGTTTTTGTAAAAATGtcataagtttttttttataatttgaactccatttttttaccattttgtcTTGACCTACCATATACAGAACAAACGCATATCATAATGAAAAATACAATTCACACTGTAAAGCCCTAAGGGCTTGAGTtcctattaattaattttttttataatttgtataaaaaatcatttaaaaatattatttgcttttttattaattcaatgctgccaatattattttatgtgtCGCTGTTTCCAATTATAAAGTCTCTCAAATGGATTGGTACAAATTTATACTCCGTAAGCATTAAGAGGATTTAGTTGGCTTCTTTTTCCACGACAGCAATTGATGATGACTTGTGTAGATGGTGACAAGGATTAGAAAAATTGTCTGTGgactaaataatttataaacaaGAAGAAAATGCTAGTAGTAATAATTACCAAAGTATATGTATATAGTAGTTTTGTACATATATTAGTTTCAATATGACCCAATTTTGTATAACCAAAAACTAGtttatttgagaaaaaaatcGGTTTATTAATGTATTAATTAAAACATATGGGCGCATATATAGTACATGGAACGTGCATCATATTGTGGTCATATATTAatgatttgtgtataaattttgtactttttgtgaaccataaaatataattaatatatactttaatttaaatttgaaaagtaatATAAAAGtaattcaaatatataaaaaaaattgaaagtgaGGTTGAAGACTAATCAAGTCTTTTAACTTGTCCACtaactatatttattattttaatataattaatacatcaaattactaattttataactttttttggttgtacaaaatttggATGTTATCATCACTCACTATTAGTTTCGTAGGCTTGGGGGAATTAAATGACCAACTATATATTTTCATATGTGCatattaaatgtgtatttaattagtaatttaGGCGTGCAAGCATGTATGGCGGCTAAAAGTTACTTTTATGTTTTAACCCTCTCAAGTTTGTCCCTCTAATGTGTTTTAAATTAAACACATGGGCCTTGGTTGCCTGTGATATAGggtacatgtttagagcatccacatccccAAAGGAGGATGTCCCGCCGGATGTCGGATCGGCGTGCCGAACATCCGCGCAGGACGTCCGCTGTTAGGCGAGGGAGGGGCAGACGCGGACACCGCACATCCGCGGctttccgggacgtccgtcgtgacgtccgtcattgcggtACCACGACGGAAGTCCCGGcagatgtccttggggatgtccgccattgtacagtaggatgtccttatgacgtggtagGAGGTGTTTTGGGAAGTCCctcgggacatccgcaccattgCGGATGCCTTTATATCATATCCATATACATAGCTTTGatcaaatttaatttgttcTCCTTAGTAATTCAATTTTTAACTTGTACTCCGATCCCATTTCattaatgaaatttaatttgatCATGACTATATATATACTGACAAGATATAGAAATTTTGAATTGATGGGCATGATCAGATTTGTTACTTCTATATACACACACTAGGCACTACAATGTACTAGCAAATACTACCATTAATCCATTACATTATAGCTAGGAGTATacattaatttcaaattttcaaaataattggCCAAGTTTTATCCCTAATTACACACAGAAATCTGTATAGGAAGTTGGTGGTAGGCGTGCAGGAAATGAGGGGAGTATGTGGCAATAATGTGAGTGTGCCAACATACATTATGAGTAATAAAATTTTTGCCCCTTTTGTATAGAAACTGAAAAAACTTGATTTTAAAGATCAGAATTTGGATTGATCATTTTATCCATTCTTGAtgtaaataaacacactttcaCTTTCTGTCATTTTTACTAGCTTTACCATCATGTATATGCTCACTAGAGATGTACTACTCCACTTTGTACATTGGGTACATATGTATGATTCACatttgttaattattttttcaagaaaaaaattaatttatggcaAAATTATATAGAAGgttcaatattttaaaaaaaccatGAATCTGCAATGCCTAATTTAGGTGAAAAAGAAAAGGGCAGCAGTAAGTATATACTTACATATATCCCAAGAGTTTGGTATAAAGGGCTTAAATTTAGTGTTTTTCTCTGATTTAGGGAAAATAAGCAAGGATATTCTAATTATTTAAGATGTCACGCCTGATTCAAAATGTAGATTTTGAAAAGGAAATTCTTGATAACAAATTGGGAACAATCG from Salvia splendens isolate huo1 chromosome 15, SspV2, whole genome shotgun sequence encodes the following:
- the LOC121766353 gene encoding protein ABCI12, chloroplastic-like — its product is MYSAFLVSHPRPPATVPSLRSLHSARNHAQLLLQRRSVALKPRIKCAAVSNDEIGGSKSWEKWLPRNLFGAEKVFGAISGATSSPIAQYISSPTTFLHSVDPRIKLAWMLAFVVLPAKADMTVRVGVVVYLALLSVWVQPTEVWKDQLGRVTLLCGILFVLLGLSTDSAPSLLRSRSPPSSVTGLPSLAASYEGYKYVIMKFGPLQLTSKGLSAAITAACLTFTIFQSASLCLTTTTSEQLAFALQWFILPLKNCGVPVAEVILTLLLSLRFINLVFDEVRNVALGIVSRRIQWEQLTTLETVDVFFTYIRRIFKNVYSHAEQISQAMIIRGFRGDCNSYRIFLSAGSSTKIANIVSCSCLIGLVCATTLPRF
- the LOC121769133 gene encoding protein FAR1-RELATED SEQUENCE 7-like; the encoded protein is MNRDELGNIMTVRTKPAALVVAKSNGHREDVGQSKMEPHVGLEFDTAEEAQEFYSSYATEVGFKIRIGQLYRSRVDGAVISRRFVCSKEGFQTNSRTGCPAFIRVQKVDSGKWVLANIKKEHNHDFEASGELCPPRIQRKTIPTPRSSSAGGASRTGIRSHEDDSPTGVVDMKRLKKEEMDGMVGPVAEPQKGLEFNTANEAYKFYYTYAASAGFRIRIGQLFRSKHDGSITSRRFVCSKEGHQHPSRVGCGAYMRIQRQESGRWVVDRLQKEHNHEFETPTDLSRTVTVASKGDYREEGSNMLENLDLVETNGGLSLVKRVSESNISSAWYTLLLEYFQSRQADDTGFFYAVETREGKAMNVFWADSRSRFACTQFGDAIVFDTTHRRGTYSVPLASFVGVNHHRQPVLLGCALVADESEESFTWIFQAWLRAMSGHRPISMIADQDHTIQHSIAQVFPGTHHRFSAWQILAKEQDNLGPLLSMYADFRYDYETCVFQSQTANEFDSAWDMLMDKYNLRDHSWFRDMYRMRKSWVPFYLKGTFFAGIPVDGSLKSYFGTILTAQTPPSEFIVRYEKALEQRREEERKEDFNTFNLQAVLHTKDPIEEQCRRLYTITMFKVFQKELLECYSYVGMKINVEGAISRYMVQKCGNSEERKTVAFNASNLNINCSCKMFEFEGVLCRHALKVLQIMNIRELPSRYVLHRWSKNAKYGILRDADSAGGPQDFKALMLWSLREEARNYIEAGAASLERYKLAFEIMQEGRRNLCWQN